In the Chaetodon trifascialis isolate fChaTrf1 chromosome 15, fChaTrf1.hap1, whole genome shotgun sequence genome, GACTGGCTGGGCGGCACGACTGCTGAGCGGTGCATCGAGAGCGAGGGGGGGCCTCTGCGGTGGCTCGTTGACAGGTGCGGCAACAGGTATCATGTCCTGAACAATAAAACTAAAGGGGATGGGTTTCAAGTCAGAGAACTGATTGGGAAGATTGAGGAAATGTTGGCTGGCTGCAGCGGCGGCCGGCATTATGAGATCGAGAGGAAAGCGATGGAACAGATGGAGGACGAGAtgagaagagagggggagagagccAAGGAGAGActgatgaagagggagaagcaAAGACAGATGGCCAGGTCTCAGCTGGGTGAGTCAGATGCATTTAAAAGTGATAAACAATGTCAGcatgttcttgttttatttatttaataaaaacTGTAATTCAGCTGATTTCTGGACACAATTCAACCACGAGGAGTTTGTTTCTGACAGATTTCTTTCCAACAGAGAAGCTCAGTCCTCTTCCAGAGCTGAGAATAGTGCTCGTtggcagcaggaaaacaggCAAGAGCTCCTGTGGAAACACCATCCTGAGCAGCGAGAGCTTCCCCACAGAAGCACAAACCACCTCCTGCTCCGAAAAGCCAGCCGAAATCAGCGGGAGGACGGTGGCAGTGCTGGACACACCAGGCGGCTTCtccgtgacctctgacctcctcgGGCCATCCTGCGCTCTCCTCCTGGTTGTCAATGTGAGCTCCTCGTTCAAAGACACCCACAGGGAGGCCCTGGAGAAACAGCTGGAGGCAGGGGGAGGCCAGACGTGGAGCAGAGCCGCGGTCCTGTTCAGCCACGGCGACTGGCTGGCCGACACCAGCATCGAGCAGCGCATTGAGAGCGAAGGAGGGCCGCTGCAGAGGCTGGTGGAGAAGTGTGGGGGCAGATATCACGTGCTGAACAACAAACAGCGCGGGGAGCGAGCGCAGGTTACCGAGCTGATCGAGCTGACCGAGGAGATGCTGGTTGGAGAAAGGCTGGCTGTTCTTCATGGAGGCGTGTGGGGAAGTGTTTCTTCAGCAGGAGGGCAGCAGACAGACGCAGCGACGCTGTGCAACAGAGATTCAAAGGTGCTTACGAGCTGCAGACGCCAGCTGTCTAATGACTGTAAGTAAACTTTGTTCACTGACGCTTTTTCCAAACGTGTTTAGTCACTTCAGGGTCAGAGAGTTCTGGAtgagcagtggttcccaacctgagTGAGAGGGCAGATCTGAAGGGTTTGTGGGACAGAACTAGAATTattttttcagatatttcactaaTCTTTGCTTTTATGAATCACTGGATAATCTTAATTCCTCTGGTCTCTAAAATTTACTGAAACGACCACTTATTGGTTTACTGAGATATAAGCAACCATCCACAATGAGTCCCAAGTTTCTTCATTTCAGAGCCATTTTTAGCTCTGAAAACAAGAGACAAATTATTTCACTGGTGTTTTGAGGGAAATCTGATGGCGATACATCAGCCAATATTCCCTTTTTACTAAAACACAACATCTAACAAACATTTGTGGCATCAAATTTGGATTTAAAGACTTCTGACAAAAATATGTACAAAGGCACGTAtgtatgttgtttatttattgtttataaaACATCACACGTTATTCCCTCTACAGTGGCTGAATCAGTCGGCTCCACTGCTCAGACCTCACTGAACTGCTCAGATGGTGGAGGACAGATAGTGGCAGTGCCAGCAGGAAGAACAGGAGGACGGACTGGACTCACCATCCTGGACAGAGACAGCTTCATGTCCTCTTTAGCCTCTGTGCTCTCTGGTAGACAGAGGCTGAGGTGGACTATAAATCTGCCTGCCTGGTTCTCTGCTCATGATCTTCACCTGAGCCAGGTGCCTCTGCTCTCACCCAGACATCCAACAAACCTTCTGGCTTTacctcaaacacaaagcaggacGCTGGAAAATGTCATCAGTGTGAATAACCTCTGCCATCCTGCACTGAGAGAGCAGACCCCCAGGAGGCCCAGCGAGCCTGGAGGTCTGCAGGCCCTGATCGACCAGTGGGACCACAGCaccctggaggagctggaggcctTCATTGACTCGTACTTCGAGGTGCTTTGGGAGCAAACCATGGGGTCGCGTCAGACCGCTGAACCTGACCGTCCCACCGCAGAGCAGGAGGCTGTCGCTCAGGCGGCTGCACGGGAGGAGGTGCTCTTATCCATCGACAGGAAGCTTTCAAGGCTAGACCTCCTTGAGGACATCAGGAGGGATCTGGCAGAGCTGAGGATGAGTCTGGAACACCGCTGGAAGGTTATAGAAGAACTCAGAGAAAAAAGTAAACAGGATGATAATAATACATGTTGATAAAGAGTAATTGAACATGGAGTCAATTATCTTCATGTGCTCTAAATTAAAtcctgtgtttttctcagtAGTTTATGTCAGGAAGTAAAAACACAATCTTGTTATGGTATTTCACCACAAGGGGGAGCTGTTGTATAGGAGTAGGTTAATCAGATCATGTGGCCACTGAAACGCCACACTtctgcagagaagaaagaagttctcagctcatttccatttaaagtgaaagcagcaataccacagtgtagaaatactccgAAACAAGCAAACGTCACGCATGCAAAATTTAAGTACAACACTGTGAGCaccaaaatatacttaaaacaCCAAGAATGTACAATATAATAATGGAAGAATGGAAACTGACtttgcaaataaacaaacacattttctccattaCAAACAATGAACGCTACAGTATGTGGCCAAAAGTTTGTGGACACCCGAACGTTACATTTCTAGTCTGTTGGCAGatttcttctgttgtttgtgtgttgaaccAAATGTCAGATACTCTTTGAGCCTGTACCGTGTGCTGGTCTTGTTTTGGACTCCATcatatgaaaatgtgtttctaatattttggcCACTTCATTTACACGTAGTGGAGAAGCAACATAATGCACTGCAACTCCACAAAGAGTCTTAACTCAGGTTTTTGCACACTGTAAACAGCTAGTATAATGAAGAGACCTTCAGTATATGGCCataagtatgtggacacctgaacaCGGCACCCATATGTGATTGTGGGCAGAATGATGGCTGTTCATCCGCTTCTATAACACTTTCAGGTTTTATGCTTTCCTGGCTACAGGGATTTGCTCCTgttcagccacaagagcatcAGTGTaataaagtctttttttcctccttgttttcttcctccacaCCTCATGCAAGCTACACAAAACTCTGCAAACTCCTGAACAGCAGAGAGTCAAACACATGAAGCTCCACAGCGCAGGCAGATTGTGTGTGACATCACCTTTCGTGACGCCTTGTTATTGAGGTTTAACTTTTTCAAGCCGttatctctctctgcagacGTGCAAAGTTACCTGACGCAACTTTAATAAAACGGAAAGGAACACAATGATGTTTCCGAGGAGAGATACAGCTGAAAATTAGAAAAATTATGCTTTCatatttcagatatttcactgtttcatatgcatacatacatcCACTACATCAAAATTCTTTATTGAACAGGCCACCTGCCTCCTGGAgttatcattcattttcatttggtgGGATTTAAAAAACAGCCTCGACAGCAGGGGACTTCCACAGTGTTAATTCTGCCTGAGCCCTTTTAGCCTCAGTAATCTGGAGTAGTATGTGTCTCACTTGAGCGTCCTTTGATTCTGAGGAAAAAAGTCTGAATTGAAGCTCTTCAGATCCTCTGTTTTCTCAACACAGAACATCGACAGCCCGTTTTTAACCGCTGTCAGAGCGGTTAGCTGGAAAATGGGAGAAGCACATGTGGGCTGAGATGAACACAGTTAATTTCAACCTTTCGAGGCTTTCGTGTTTGTGAAGGTGAGGCACTtatcagagaaacagacagacatgcctTCCTTCCACTGTCAGTTATAACTTCTCCCGGTTACACTCTGTCTGTTCTCCACACCTGTTTCACTTCTTCTGGGGGCAAACAGATGGAATAATTTAACAAAATATATGTCCTCTTCTGCCCCAATACAGAGATTTTCTCCTAATCTTGTGCGCTGAGCATTAATCTACGTGGCCAAAAGTATTTGGACACACCTTGCATGCTCGCAGCATGAGGTTAAAAGGTGAAAATGCTGCTATTCCTGAAATGGTTTCTGACACCAGAAAACCACTTTTTGAGATGCTATGGATTCAGGATTAGACTCTCTTTCTCACTATGTGACTGTCACAGCTGTATTTTGAGATGAAAACCTTGAAGTCCAGTGTATTTCTCCTCTTGCTGTACAAGCGAGGTTCTCTTATCATCTGCAGTGCTGTTGCCTGATCACCCAAAAACTCCCAAAATGTCGAGACGACTGATAAAAGACAAGAGAAATCTCAACTGTGGGGATGCAGGAGAGGGACGGAGACGTATTGACGATGGTCTTACAGGAAACATAATAGTAAAAGGGTGATTTGTAGCCAATCACGGCCTATTTATCTCTGCCAGTCCTCATCTCagggctttctctctctgcattacACTTGTTTGGGTGTCATTACTCCTTCAGCCCTTCTCCCTGCTGTCTTATCATCTATCTTCCTCTGTTGTGAACAtgtcctcattttctctcccctctgtctcccctcatgtcttctctctctgccatcCCATCCTCTCTGTCGTCCTCCCCTCTCTCAAATCAAGTCAGCCCCCCTCCTCTGAGCCCTGCAGCCCGGGAGGGAGCACAGGAGAAAAggatctcctctctctccctctccatcgtCGAGGCTGTTTGGGAGACAATTTTGAGCCCACATCCATCTCCATTAGCGGGACAGCGCAGCGACCGGCACGACCCCCCATCCGCCGCCTTGTATCACGTTTCACTGCTTGCTATTTTTCcaggtggaaaacaaaaggcaggCGGAGAGATGGGCAGAGGCTGGGAACGAGGATGCagagggaggtagagagggaTGATTTAGACCTGGTGCAAAGGAATCATCCATCCTCCACTTCCCTCCATGCTCCGATACGATGACGTCCCCGGGGGGTGATGTCTGGGACGTGGTGCGGTGTAGACCTCAGCGGGAGGACTGAACTTTTCTACCCTTTCCAGCCCATAAAGACAGTCTGCATCATGTCCTCACAGTTATACAGATTTTACAGAGTCTTTAGGCTTAAACAGACAGCACAGAATCAGGTGACCAGGCCAGGTGACGGCTCTGTGATGCAAATTATTACTGAGGCTGAAGCTAAATTTAGGTCAAAGCTGCgataaacagcagagagaaaggcTTCGGTGATGCTGCAGGGACTGTGTACATTCTGTGATCATTCTTCtaacaaataaaacaatctgTATGCCAACGGCTCTGTCTGTCCAACCAGAGCGTCATCGTCAAGTGTTTTGGGTCAAATCTCAAGCAGTTTGCAAAAACATGGTTTTTCGTTTAACAGAGGTGTTTCCAGGTCTTGAGGGGTCAAGTCTAGGCCAAGTCTCAAGTCCCTGAGGGCAAGTCCAGGACTCACTAGTCTTCGTAAGCAAATTGCAAGTCTTTCAGTTGTGTGAATGCTGACCTTCACAGTGAAACTGTATTTGAAAGCTGTGTTAAGAGTGTTTTCTGCTTTCAACATAAGGAtctaataaataaattcaaactAAGTGCTTGTCGGATCATCCAAGACCATTTTGATATTGGAATTCGTGACTATGTCCGATCTTTATTTGAACTTtctgaaaacaacagtgaagcCCGCTTAACGCACAGCTTGTCCAGGGTTTGAACTCCTCTCTCGAGCTTTTGTTCCTAATTTTTCAAGTTCttcatttacttttcatgtgTGTTCAACACCATAAAGGGTGACCACTCAGAGCAGGTATAAACATTTTCATGCTTGGATGACGCTCTCTGCCATCTGGATGGTTTGAGGCAGTCAAACCTCAAGTCTAGAGCTTCTGTATATGTAAACTCTGGATCCTACCTTGCCCTGGAGGATAGACAGATGGATGTAAAtcacagcagccatgttttagTGACGTAAGTCCGACTTGAACTAAAGTCTCAattctgcagctctgattcCAAACTATTATCAATCAAGGCAACACAAGGCATTAATGTGGGAGCCTCCGGTCTCGTTGAGCCCCCATTACAACGTCACTTTTAGTCTGTTGGGAACAATTTCAGTGGAATGGCTGAGGAATAGTCTGAATAAGTCCGGGCTTCAAGTGcggaggtgatggaggaacGTCTGCCAGAAGTAAATGAGCTACATTTGGCTTTGCTGCCACCTGGCCCCGACCagaacagccacacacacacgcacacacactctcacgctCTTCCATCTTCCCAAATCCACGTCTGTCACTGATCCCCGTCAGGATATGCCGGGTCAGGGAAACCCTCAAGGGCAAAGTTCAGGAAACAATTAAGGGAAATAACGGCACACCAGTGCGGCGAATTCCAGTTCCATTTTGAATATGTGTCTGTTTCTCAGAAGGTCTCACTCGTTAAATCATTAACCCCACGACTGGAGAccacaaaagaggaaaagcaaCGCGGCTGTATGTGAAAAATTTAGACTCCATCTGCTTTGCAAGTGGCTATTACAAGAGCTATTACAGcgagggatgagaggagagcCCCTGCAAATCAATGGAGGCTTACTGGGTTTGTGGTTTGACCCTGAAGTCGGTTTCACCTTCAGACATTTAGCTCCCAGCGACAGCCGACGAGGCTGAGTGCTGTCACAGCATTTTATCGCTGCGATATGTCAGAAGCACTTAAATAACATACATATCATAAAGAATCCAAACATCTGCACCAGAAAGAATTAAACTCGAATCAgcttgaaaaaatgaaatgttcgATGTTGACTCATTGagtttaatcaaaaaaaaagtttcaacCCTGAACATGAATTAGAAAGTTAATCTTAACAGTAAAgtatgaatgcatgaatgaaagTACGGCAACAGGGTTTGAACTCACATTGATCTCATTTAATGATTTTTGAGCTTTTCAGAGTGTTTTCCAACACAGAGACTCTGCTAAAGGGGATCAGTAGCCATGCTAGCATCGCAAAAGCCCAGGAATATTaatctcaacaactatttgatggatttTTATGAAGTTGTTCAGACAatcatggtctccagaggatggAAAAGacctttggtgatcccctgctcttcctctgcagcgccaccagcaggtcaacaTTTGTTTATGTGTAAGCCGTCGATGGACTCTCTCAgattttcctctcatctttgctctttttttgtgaaatactgcacatttttaCTTCT is a window encoding:
- the LOC139344059 gene encoding GTPase IMAP family member 8, which codes for MATSKLSARGGWCTSQLKIILLGGRNSGKSSVGNFILGKEEFDTKERTSCSRRLGVVAGRWLTVVDTPGWWCDFSAQDTSELVKREIISSVSLCSPGPHVFLITVKASSAFSEKRRRAVEEHVTLLGGGVWSHCMVVFTSADDRPKHTEEEGGKAFRWLTDKCSQRCHTIIWSDDTEVTKLLEKIQKLVTENGNRVFKMQEKLLQVTEEEKRGVEERAQQRLTRTRKHRWLMREWLRPITDIRIVLVGAKGSGKTSTLNTILGRESAERPRRTARCRVGTGVVFGRRVTVVDTPGWWMNYFCDESPAFDRRELLISLSLCPPGPHVFLLVIRVDRAFTDTYRRAAQEHLQLITEHIWSRVIVLFSFGDWLGGTTAERCIESEGGPLRWLVDRCGNRYHVLNNKTKGDGFQVRELIGKIEEMLAGCSGGRHYEIERKAMEQMEDEMRREGERAKERLMKREKQRQMARSQLEKLSPLPELRIVLVGSRKTGKSSCGNTILSSESFPTEAQTTSCSEKPAEISGRTVAVLDTPGGFSVTSDLLGPSCALLLVVNVSSSFKDTHREALEKQLEAGGGQTWSRAAVLFSHGDWLADTSIEQRIESEGGPLQRLVEKCGGRYHVLNNKQRGERAQVTELIELTEEMLVGERLAVLHGGVWGSVSSAGGQQTDAATLCNRDSKVLTSCRRQLSNDLAESVGSTAQTSLNCSDGGGQIVAVPAGRTGGRTGLTILDRDSFMSSLASVLSGRQRLRWTINLPAWFSAHDLHLSQVPLLSPRHPTNLLALPQTQSRTLENVISVNNLCHPALREQTPRRPSEPGGLQALIDQWDHSTLEELEAFIDSYFEVLWEQTMGSRQTAEPDRPTAEQEAVAQAAAREEVLLSIDRKLSRLDLLEDIRRDLAELRMSLEHRWKVIEELREKSKQDDNNTC